A portion of the Oxynema aestuarii AP17 genome contains these proteins:
- a CDS encoding RNA-guided endonuclease InsQ/TnpB family protein — translation MDSGNTSLKSKKIRVYPETELKMTWRKWLAASRYCYNAGMARLRDTYFEGLKLPSAYNLRQVVMSKIPEWVNSTPFNLRGAAVLDAHAAFKNTPKEHKLSPKFRSCRQPVSSFKLQSQNWRGGTTYPTHKTESGIKLKELKVNASEEIPEAIPSDFNVILDRGRWFITYTVEEEGLTNPHQQAIALDPGVRAFLTGFDGNKVIALGNGSISRIVKLCKRLDRIQSETAKAKGRDNKRKRFKLRKLARQLRIKIRNLVDECHKKTAAFLTSNYSQVIIPDFKSSFMVYRAKRKINHKTARSLLTWAHYRFKQRLVHQAVKRGCQVIEVTEEYTSKTCSKCGQIHNRLGGSKKFICPNCSHRIDRDANGSINVFLKTISGN, via the coding sequence ATGGACTCAGGAAATACAAGTCTCAAATCAAAGAAGATCCGGGTTTACCCTGAAACCGAATTAAAGATGACTTGGCGCAAGTGGCTGGCAGCTAGCAGATATTGCTATAACGCCGGAATGGCAAGATTACGCGATACTTACTTTGAAGGGCTTAAATTACCTAGTGCTTATAACTTGCGTCAGGTGGTGATGTCGAAGATCCCGGAATGGGTAAATTCAACTCCCTTTAATTTGCGTGGAGCGGCGGTGCTCGACGCTCATGCCGCCTTTAAAAACACTCCCAAAGAACACAAGCTGAGTCCAAAGTTTCGGAGTTGCCGTCAACCCGTTTCATCCTTTAAGTTACAGTCTCAAAACTGGAGAGGGGGCACGACCTACCCAACGCACAAAACCGAGTCAGGAATTAAGCTAAAGGAGCTAAAAGTCAATGCCAGTGAAGAAATACCAGAAGCGATTCCGAGCGATTTTAATGTCATTTTGGATCGAGGTAGATGGTTTATAACCTACACCGTCGAAGAGGAAGGGCTGACCAATCCTCATCAACAGGCGATCGCCCTAGACCCTGGAGTGAGAGCTTTTTTGACTGGTTTTGACGGCAACAAGGTCATTGCACTAGGCAACGGCTCAATCTCGCGCATTGTCAAGCTCTGTAAGCGTTTAGATCGGATTCAGTCAGAAACTGCTAAAGCTAAAGGTAGAGACAATAAGCGCAAAAGATTCAAGCTAAGAAAGCTGGCTCGGCAGCTAAGAATAAAAATTAGAAACCTGGTTGATGAATGTCACAAAAAGACTGCTGCTTTCTTGACCTCTAATTACTCCCAGGTCATTATTCCCGACTTTAAGTCATCGTTCATGGTCTACAGAGCCAAGAGAAAGATTAACCATAAAACAGCACGTTCTTTGCTCACTTGGGCGCACTACCGCTTTAAACAGAGGCTGGTTCACCAAGCGGTTAAACGAGGCTGCCAGGTAATAGAAGTCACGGAAGAATATACAAGCAAAACCTGCTCAAAATGCGGGCAGATTCACAATCGGCTAGGCGGTTCTAAGAAATTTATCTGCCCCAATTGCTCCCATAGAATCGACCGGGATGCTAATGGCAGTATCAATGTCTTCTTGAAAACAATCTCTGGCAATTAG
- a CDS encoding IS607 family transposase translates to MPKKYVTPKEAQAILGVSEKTLRNWDKQGKIRAIRIPSGHRRYDISSIDGKKNRARIIYARVSSHKQKADLDRQADYLLCLYPRAEVIKEIGSGLNYNRKKFKAILERVMSGDVEQLVVGHKDRLARFGFELLKWICELNHTELVVCNNTELSPEREMVEDILAIVHVFSYRLYGLRKYKSQIKEDPGLP, encoded by the coding sequence ATGCCGAAAAAATATGTCACCCCGAAAGAAGCGCAAGCAATTCTCGGAGTCTCTGAGAAGACCCTGCGAAATTGGGACAAACAAGGAAAAATACGTGCAATTAGAATTCCCTCTGGACATCGCAGGTATGACATATCCTCGATTGACGGAAAGAAAAATAGAGCCAGGATCATCTATGCCAGAGTCAGCAGTCATAAGCAAAAAGCAGACCTTGACCGGCAAGCAGATTACCTACTTTGCCTCTACCCAAGAGCCGAAGTCATCAAAGAAATCGGGTCAGGACTCAACTACAATCGAAAAAAATTTAAAGCCATTCTGGAACGAGTTATGTCAGGAGATGTCGAACAGCTTGTGGTCGGGCACAAAGACAGATTGGCAAGATTTGGATTTGAGTTGCTCAAATGGATTTGCGAACTCAACCATACAGAACTCGTGGTTTGCAACAACACAGAACTTAGTCCAGAAAGAGAAATGGTGGAAGACATACTGGCAATCGTTCACGTCTTCTCTTACCGACTCTATGGACTCAGGAAATACAAGTCTCAAATCAAAGAAGATCCGGGTTTACCCTGA
- a CDS encoding YheT family hydrolase — MAYPQYAPPALLKNGLLMTLYAALWASRSWQKTIADPQPPYRETVFSGAGNVPIFGWVAIPERPRGTLVATYGITGDLQQQWFLHLLGRKAFARGYAVVLFDWRAHGKTGELSPTLTSDGLYEGEDFVRIAAQAKAMGCPGPFWFSGFSLGGQLALWGVKAAQTIAHWGDDLDLEPEELGGAAVICPNLDSNRSLSYLIQHPWGKYLEKAIAKELKKLAWHLHEVHGEAIDPEAILRANSIEGFDRELVIAPLGFPSVEAYYNASSPLPLLPHLDKPTLILYAADDPMFHPAIVGELEQICSQNPALELLMTKYGGHVGYISDRPSQELAGDPDCWWGWNRVLDWCDRACSVGV, encoded by the coding sequence ATGGCTTATCCGCAATACGCTCCCCCTGCCTTACTCAAAAATGGCCTGTTAATGACCCTCTATGCGGCATTGTGGGCGAGCCGTTCTTGGCAAAAAACGATCGCCGACCCCCAACCGCCCTATCGCGAAACCGTATTTTCCGGAGCGGGTAACGTTCCTATTTTCGGCTGGGTTGCGATTCCCGAACGCCCTCGCGGAACCCTCGTCGCCACTTACGGAATTACCGGAGATTTACAACAACAGTGGTTCCTTCACTTGCTCGGACGCAAAGCCTTTGCGCGCGGCTATGCGGTAGTTTTGTTCGACTGGCGGGCCCACGGGAAAACCGGGGAATTGTCGCCGACCCTGACCTCCGACGGGTTGTACGAAGGCGAGGATTTCGTGCGGATTGCGGCCCAGGCGAAGGCAATGGGTTGTCCCGGGCCGTTTTGGTTTTCCGGCTTTTCCCTCGGCGGACAGTTGGCCCTGTGGGGGGTGAAAGCGGCGCAAACGATCGCCCATTGGGGCGACGATTTGGACTTGGAACCGGAAGAACTTGGCGGCGCTGCGGTGATTTGTCCGAATCTCGATTCCAATCGATCGCTGTCTTATTTAATCCAACATCCTTGGGGGAAATATTTAGAAAAAGCGATCGCTAAAGAATTAAAAAAATTGGCGTGGCACTTGCACGAAGTTCACGGGGAAGCGATCGACCCCGAGGCAATTTTGAGAGCGAACAGTATTGAAGGATTCGATCGCGAATTGGTGATTGCACCTCTCGGTTTTCCCAGCGTCGAAGCCTACTATAACGCCAGCAGTCCTTTACCTTTACTGCCGCATCTCGACAAACCGACGTTAATTTTATATGCAGCAGACGATCCGATGTTTCACCCGGCAATTGTCGGCGAGTTGGAACAGATTTGTTCTCAAAATCCGGCGCTGGAATTACTGATGACGAAATATGGCGGTCACGTGGGCTATATCAGCGATCGCCCCAGTCAAGAATTGGCGGGAGATCCGGATTGTTGGTGGGGGTGGAATCGAGTGTTAGACTGGTGCGATCGCGCTTGTTCCGTGGGGGTTTAA
- a CDS encoding T3SS (YopN, CesT) and YbjN peptide-binding chaperone 1: MQFQTPAQEACYDKIALWMKELFGKFPCARQDIPGLGLFMGSALVEVLVFPWRDDAIINTRSYVVTGIELSPELLRFLLEENTQMLFGAFGIDGNGDIVFEHTIVGSTCDKKELQASVNAVLEVADEYDDKIVEKWGGQRALDRMQAVR, translated from the coding sequence ATGCAATTTCAGACCCCCGCTCAAGAAGCGTGCTATGACAAAATCGCATTGTGGATGAAAGAATTATTCGGAAAATTCCCTTGCGCCCGACAGGACATTCCCGGATTGGGTCTGTTTATGGGATCCGCCTTGGTCGAGGTTTTGGTGTTCCCCTGGCGGGACGATGCCATTATCAACACCCGCTCTTACGTCGTTACCGGAATCGAACTTTCGCCGGAACTCCTGCGTTTTTTACTCGAAGAAAATACGCAAATGCTGTTCGGAGCTTTTGGCATTGATGGCAATGGCGATATTGTCTTCGAGCATACAATCGTCGGCTCGACTTGCGACAAAAAAGAGCTGCAAGCTTCGGTGAATGCCGTTTTAGAAGTAGCGGACGAATATGACGATAAAATTGTCGAAAAATGGGGCGGTCAGCGAGCACTCGACCGAATGCAAGCGGTTCGCTAA
- a CDS encoding translocation/assembly module TamB domain-containing protein has protein sequence MTHPPTPEPDRPRNPLKRFVRWLKRPSTLMIGGGVLVLTTAGGIWGYFWLDRQLAPLIGRQLSEILNRPVRVGELEGLSFNGIRFGRSLVPATATDPDRISIEAIDVGFDLSPLVWNRSLPLQITLVRPNIYLEQNELGEWINLELESKEESEPLPIELPTTIAVENAEIILLSYQKTIPLQLTVNGTATLSQQFKFATYDFEVEFKQGQVHLMGETAIESGRTKANARIQNLALTSLDPVVPTGTPVNIAGGNINANLAIDLASFEELPSLSGTFRLDRAQIASDSLTGVAEASGLLRFQGQIVRLEEVRASYGPVSVEAGGSIDLNRGFDVGVRVNPFQIAEVLDRFKIELPVAAQAMLTGNFEIAGGLENPEINGQIRTQGTTTIDRVDLAEIRVGVAIDRRQLILNELLVRPRSGGTLTGTGQVQFPSENGGESAPMQWAFDMQANLPVDAIASAYGLPPNLSIGTLRASATVRGTPETPEARLIWELPNAEAAIASSRFPLSGGGEVVLKGDTLTVGDTRLQIGDGAIVARANANLKTSQWQAFAQIEQFPLDPFVPFPVQLSSGRVEASGSLKNPAPEAIAASADLEVAVAGGRVDLRGRLDEGEMTGLVTASSLQLQQVGAPIAIALLGGNARISGNIQNLDPTAIAVETDLRLGVAEAIVSARGRLDRGIVRMSANSTPLELAGWIPDLPVPVSLLASQATVSAAIADLLAAAETQDLSGIEATANLRLGVAGGTANAIARLDAGRLRLDADATAIALSPFVPDLPVEASLSTASVQFSGAIADLLAAAETRDLSGIEAQVEGNFAIADGTARAIARLEGNNVTASARSSAIDLTNLIPETEGAIAVRGSRLNLETSVNELLQLAETQDFTGIRADGSVDLGIADGSARAQFALTRGNLNLTSNASGINLTTLVPTLPVPVRLNRGRVELSAAIATWLDAAQRRNLEGIRARAEADLGVADGRIDARAAIADLNWNSTIALSGIDVAQVVANLAIPTDRLAIAPDDTLDGRLELSGALPSPFDLDGATLNLRAEAIDLRFGEQAIAADGTLMLSNLTTTPELARVDLDVRARSNLGRLPVVLPPDVRIRGQLAFDGRLRGTNLLSNPLAPGNFQLVGDLNLDNFALNEIVFDPSLSGSLTLEPGRELAIALRGPRDVIAARLDPCTRSDCPAPYLPAFVELRQGEATENPVIATGRRRGDRFNLAIENFPLALLQLSPGEDFGISGDLAGTVSGEISANLFTFETAGTLAIDRPTLGYLQGEQFQVKFSYRDGVARVSEATVALGETRYRFQGGVDLNTGELQGEAIVERGYIQDLLATFKWSSLSDLARGIQTPNRSAIALETAAVGESDATLMAQLRRFSEMSAFIEQIAQIRRAPGTPTELDLQGEYTGSVTVGGTLENPQVNFELKATDWKWRPKRAFATITEPLGLAIEENRVIPIDLVVIRGGFNNGAVTVQPMRLEFSGTVVSFVGQLQPQTLSGQFRLENLALDTIRNFAAIPLDVHGNLNASAQLSGTVENPQVRGEVSFSEGTLNGEALERLLASFSLSDKRARLATVEPSFMSLQASLPVPPVAGENEEIAIDANLGTEAIALMSAFSGGQLEWVAGEGQVELKARGNLNLAAGTVDDLVATGNVLLDEAIVNMAALPEGEVKINGKIALTQDRIQVEQVAAEFAESHLSASGVLPLLQPFPVENPLTIALDRGELKLDGLYEGEIGGKVVISGAALAPVIGGNLELANAKVLVPKAEATQPETTTVAETWAIEDGPAVESAPVVPRFDDFRVAIGDDFNIDGSPLYQFRITGDLLINGLLDDLRPQGTIYLKRGEIDVFSSQFFLTRAYDHRVTFDPNWGLDPFLDIQFGTLAFETPRIRELQRENSEIREDIVVSPRPDQIKITLAVRGRSSEIIAEMENDSDLIDVVELSSIPSRTESQILALLGGQFLATIEELEGQSPRELVEFAFNRYVIQPVIRDVLFTVEEFVSGVGRKMGLKDLQVYPVVEALYEVGDNETVGISYDYTFEQFEVKYRINF, from the coding sequence ATGACTCATCCCCCCACCCCAGAACCCGATCGCCCCCGCAATCCCTTGAAGCGGTTTGTACGGTGGCTGAAACGTCCTTCAACCCTGATGATTGGCGGTGGGGTATTGGTTCTAACCACGGCGGGGGGGATTTGGGGCTATTTTTGGCTCGATCGCCAACTGGCGCCCTTAATTGGCCGACAATTGAGCGAAATTCTCAACCGTCCGGTACGGGTGGGCGAGCTGGAAGGCTTGAGTTTCAATGGGATTCGCTTCGGGCGATCGCTCGTTCCCGCCACCGCCACCGATCCCGATAGGATTTCCATTGAGGCGATCGATGTCGGTTTCGATTTATCTCCTTTAGTTTGGAACCGCTCTTTACCCCTACAAATCACCCTCGTTCGCCCCAATATTTACCTCGAACAAAACGAACTCGGGGAATGGATAAATCTAGAACTTGAAAGCAAAGAAGAAAGCGAACCGTTGCCGATCGAATTGCCGACGACGATCGCCGTAGAAAACGCCGAAATTATTTTACTGAGTTATCAAAAAACAATTCCCCTCCAACTAACCGTTAACGGAACCGCCACCTTATCCCAACAGTTTAAATTTGCCACTTACGATTTCGAGGTCGAGTTTAAACAAGGGCAAGTTCATCTGATGGGCGAAACGGCGATCGAAAGCGGACGCACGAAAGCCAATGCTCGCATTCAAAACTTAGCCCTCACCAGTCTCGATCCGGTCGTTCCGACGGGAACGCCTGTTAATATAGCCGGGGGAAACATTAACGCCAATCTGGCGATCGATCTGGCTTCTTTTGAAGAATTACCATCACTTTCGGGCACCTTTCGCCTCGATCGCGCCCAAATTGCCAGCGACTCCCTCACCGGAGTCGCCGAAGCCAGTGGATTGCTCCGCTTTCAAGGGCAAATCGTCCGCCTGGAGGAGGTTCGGGCGAGTTACGGTCCGGTATCCGTCGAAGCGGGAGGAAGCATCGATTTAAACCGGGGGTTCGATGTCGGCGTCCGCGTCAATCCCTTTCAAATTGCCGAAGTTCTCGATCGATTCAAGATAGAATTACCCGTCGCGGCGCAAGCCATGTTAACGGGCAATTTCGAGATTGCGGGAGGGTTAGAAAATCCCGAAATTAACGGACAAATTCGCACCCAAGGAACGACGACGATCGATCGTGTCGATTTAGCAGAAATTCGCGTGGGAGTGGCGATCGATCGCCGTCAACTGATTCTCAATGAATTACTCGTGCGTCCTCGTAGCGGAGGGACACTCACCGGGACCGGTCAGGTGCAATTTCCCTCGGAAAACGGCGGGGAAAGTGCGCCGATGCAATGGGCGTTTGACATGCAAGCGAATTTACCTGTAGATGCGATCGCCAGCGCCTACGGTTTACCGCCGAATCTGTCGATCGGGACGTTGCGCGCGTCCGCCACGGTGCGCGGAACGCCGGAAACGCCGGAAGCGCGGCTGATTTGGGAGTTACCGAACGCGGAAGCGGCGATCGCCTCGTCTCGTTTTCCCCTGTCCGGTGGCGGCGAAGTGGTGTTGAAGGGAGACACCCTCACCGTGGGCGATACGCGCCTTCAAATTGGGGACGGGGCGATCGTCGCGCGCGCCAACGCCAACCTCAAAACCAGTCAGTGGCAGGCTTTTGCCCAAATCGAACAATTTCCCCTCGATCCGTTCGTTCCCTTTCCGGTGCAGCTTTCCTCGGGTCGGGTGGAGGCGTCCGGTTCTTTGAAAAACCCGGCGCCGGAGGCGATCGCCGCTTCCGCCGATCTTGAGGTCGCCGTGGCGGGAGGAAGGGTAGACCTGCGCGGACGTTTGGACGAGGGGGAAATGACGGGTTTGGTGACCGCGTCGTCCCTACAGTTGCAGCAAGTCGGCGCCCCGATCGCGATCGCCCTCCTCGGCGGAAATGCTCGGATTTCGGGGAATATCCAGAATCTCGATCCGACGGCGATCGCCGTCGAAACCGATCTGCGTTTGGGGGTCGCCGAGGCGATCGTCAGCGCGCGAGGACGACTCGATCGCGGAATCGTGAGGATGTCCGCGAACAGTACGCCGTTGGAACTTGCCGGATGGATCCCCGATTTACCCGTTCCCGTCTCCTTACTCGCCTCTCAAGCGACCGTTTCCGCCGCGATCGCCGACCTGCTCGCCGCCGCCGAAACCCAAGACTTGAGCGGGATCGAGGCAACGGCTAATCTGCGCTTGGGGGTCGCGGGAGGGACCGCCAACGCGATCGCCCGTCTGGACGCCGGGAGATTGCGCCTCGACGCCGACGCCACGGCGATCGCCCTCTCTCCCTTCGTTCCCGATTTACCCGTCGAGGCGAGTCTGTCCACTGCGTCCGTGCAGTTTTCCGGGGCGATCGCCGACCTGCTCGCCGCCGCCGAAACCCGCGATCTGAGCGGAATTGAAGCTCAAGTTGAGGGCAATTTCGCGATCGCCGACGGTACGGCGCGGGCGATCGCCCGGTTGGAGGGAAACAATGTGACAGCCTCCGCCCGCAGTTCGGCGATCGATCTCACTAACCTTATTCCCGAGACCGAGGGCGCGATCGCCGTGCGCGGTAGCCGCCTCAATCTAGAAACCTCGGTTAACGAGTTATTGCAACTGGCAGAAACCCAGGATTTTACGGGAATTCGCGCCGATGGCAGCGTCGATCTCGGCATCGCCGACGGCAGCGCCCGCGCCCAGTTCGCCTTAACGCGGGGAAACTTAAATCTCACAAGTAATGCATCCGGTATTAATCTCACCACCCTCGTTCCGACCTTGCCCGTTCCCGTCCGCTTAAATCGGGGTCGGGTGGAACTGTCCGCCGCGATCGCCACCTGGCTCGATGCGGCGCAAAGGCGCAATTTAGAAGGGATTCGCGCCCGCGCCGAAGCGGATTTAGGGGTCGCCGACGGACGGATCGACGCCCGCGCCGCGATCGCCGATCTCAATTGGAACAGCACGATCGCCCTGTCCGGGATCGACGTCGCCCAAGTGGTGGCTAATTTAGCCATTCCGACCGATCGACTGGCGATCGCCCCCGACGATACTCTCGACGGACGCCTCGAACTCAGTGGCGCCCTTCCCTCTCCCTTCGACCTCGACGGTGCGACCTTAAACCTGCGCGCGGAGGCGATCGACTTGCGCTTTGGAGAACAGGCGATCGCCGCCGACGGAACCCTCATGTTAAGCAATTTGACAACCACACCGGAACTGGCGCGGGTCGATCTCGACGTGAGGGCGCGCTCGAATTTAGGGCGTTTACCCGTAGTTCTGCCCCCGGACGTGCGCATTCGCGGACAACTCGCCTTTGACGGACGCTTACGCGGGACGAACTTGCTCTCGAATCCCCTAGCGCCGGGAAATTTCCAGCTCGTCGGCGATCTCAACTTAGACAATTTTGCTTTAAATGAGATCGTGTTCGACCCGTCGCTGTCGGGTTCGCTGACCCTAGAACCGGGACGGGAACTGGCGATCGCCTTACGCGGACCGCGCGATGTCATTGCGGCGCGACTCGATCCGTGTACTCGTTCCGACTGTCCGGCGCCGTATCTTCCCGCCTTTGTGGAACTGCGACAGGGGGAAGCAACGGAAAACCCAGTTATCGCGACGGGACGGCGACGGGGCGATCGCTTCAACTTAGCCATCGAAAATTTCCCCCTCGCACTGCTACAACTCTCTCCCGGCGAGGATTTCGGCATTTCGGGAGACCTCGCCGGAACCGTGAGTGGCGAGATTTCGGCGAATTTATTTACCTTTGAAACCGCCGGAACCCTAGCGATCGATCGCCCCACCCTCGGATATTTGCAAGGGGAACAATTTCAAGTCAAGTTTAGTTATCGCGATGGGGTGGCGCGGGTCTCGGAAGCGACGGTCGCCCTCGGCGAAACTCGATATCGCTTTCAAGGCGGCGTCGATCTCAACACCGGGGAATTACAAGGGGAGGCGATCGTCGAACGCGGGTATATCCAAGATTTACTCGCCACGTTCAAATGGTCGAGTTTGAGCGACCTGGCGCGGGGAATTCAGACGCCGAATCGGTCGGCGATCGCCCTCGAAACCGCCGCCGTCGGGGAATCTGACGCAACGTTAATGGCGCAGTTGCGCCGTTTTTCGGAAATGAGTGCGTTTATCGAACAAATTGCCCAAATTCGCCGCGCCCCAGGTACACCCACGGAATTAGACCTGCAGGGAGAATATACCGGGTCGGTGACGGTGGGGGGAACGCTGGAAAATCCCCAAGTGAATTTTGAGTTAAAGGCGACGGATTGGAAATGGCGACCGAAACGGGCGTTTGCAACGATTACGGAACCTCTGGGATTGGCGATCGAAGAAAATCGGGTAATTCCGATCGATTTGGTCGTGATTCGAGGCGGTTTTAATAATGGCGCGGTCACGGTGCAACCGATGCGCCTGGAGTTTTCCGGAACCGTGGTTTCGTTTGTCGGACAGTTGCAACCGCAAACGCTTTCGGGACAGTTTCGGTTGGAGAATTTAGCCTTAGATACGATTCGCAATTTCGCGGCAATTCCCCTCGACGTTCACGGGAATTTGAATGCGTCGGCGCAGTTGAGTGGAACTGTAGAAAATCCCCAAGTTCGCGGGGAAGTTTCGTTTAGCGAAGGGACGTTAAATGGGGAAGCGTTGGAGCGATTGTTGGCGAGTTTTAGTTTATCGGACAAGCGGGCGCGCTTGGCGACGGTGGAACCTTCTTTTATGAGTTTGCAGGCGAGTCTTCCGGTTCCCCCGGTGGCGGGAGAAAATGAGGAAATCGCGATCGATGCGAATTTGGGAACGGAGGCGATCGCCTTAATGAGTGCATTTAGCGGCGGTCAATTGGAATGGGTGGCGGGGGAAGGACAGGTCGAATTGAAGGCGCGGGGAAATTTGAATTTAGCGGCGGGAACGGTCGATGATTTGGTGGCGACGGGGAATGTTTTACTAGATGAGGCGATCGTTAACATGGCGGCTTTACCGGAAGGAGAAGTTAAAATTAATGGCAAAATTGCTTTAACTCAAGACCGGATTCAAGTGGAACAAGTCGCCGCCGAATTTGCCGAAAGTCACTTGTCCGCCTCCGGTGTTTTACCGTTATTACAGCCGTTTCCCGTCGAAAATCCCCTCACGATCGCCCTCGATCGCGGCGAATTAAAATTAGACGGGTTATATGAAGGCGAAATCGGCGGAAAAGTGGTAATTTCCGGTGCCGCCCTTGCTCCGGTGATTGGCGGTAACCTTGAGTTAGCTAATGCTAAAGTTTTAGTCCCCAAAGCTGAAGCCACTCAGCCCGAAACAACTACGGTTGCGGAAACTTGGGCGATCGAAGACGGTCCGGCAGTTGAAAGTGCGCCCGTGGTGCCGAGATTTGATGATTTTCGGGTGGCGATCGGAGATGATTTTAATATCGACGGTTCGCCGCTTTACCAGTTTAGAATTACTGGAGATTTATTAATCAATGGGTTATTAGATGACCTGCGCCCCCAAGGAACAATTTACCTCAAACGCGGTGAAATTGACGTATTTAGCAGTCAATTTTTCCTTACCCGCGCCTACGACCATCGGGTAACGTTCGATCCGAATTGGGGATTAGATCCATTTTTAGATATTCAATTTGGTACTCTTGCGTTTGAAACCCCCCGAATTCGCGAATTACAAAGAGAGAATTCAGAAATTCGCGAGGATATTGTCGTTTCTCCCCGACCGGATCAGATTAAAATTACTCTCGCAGTTCGCGGGCGATCGAGCGAAATTATCGCGGAAATGGAGAACGATTCGGATTTAATTGACGTGGTGGAATTAAGCAGTATTCCCTCGCGCACGGAAAGTCAAATTTTAGCCCTTCTCGGCGGTCAATTCCTCGCGACCATTGAGGAGTTGGAAGGACAATCGCCGCGCGAGTTAGTGGAATTTGCATTTAATCGTTACGTGATTCAACCCGTGATTCGCGATGTTTTATTTACGGTGGAAGAGTTCGTGAGTGGGGTGGGTCGGAAAATGGGCTTAAAAGATCTACAAGTTTATCCGGTGGTCGAAGCACTTTATGAAGTGGGCGACAATGAAACAGTGGGAATTTCTTACGATTACACGTTCGAGCAGTTTGAAGTGAAATATCGGATTAATTTTTAA
- a CDS encoding CHASE3 domain-containing protein, whose amino-acid sequence MVENFLMQKIRTGHQQGIDRQWRLGKVVPISLGIITFVNVVIAATYYTSTQSLVNSTRWVNHTNEVKADLRLLEKKMVDAETGQRGFLVTGKESYLDPYYQADREHKIILVELREKIQDNPAQLQRLAELENQIQEKFSELSQTIELKKADREQEARAIVLSDRGQQIMDEIRRILAVMEDEENDLLVSRTEDARRSQQLAQFVSLLGTGGILAIVAAIVWFVRQGVVNPIEQIASDLSVSSEQIATTIVEQERIANEQAASVHQTTTSIDELGASSRQMTVQTEAAVTKGHEVVSFIEEGTEVARKSTNAMSILETKVNKITQQTRLLNQHTVEIGNISSLLSSFAAQTNILALNAAVEAVRAGEHGKGFNVVALEIRKLADRSQSSANQIGKLVDNIKNSIGATSIATEEGSQTVEQAVELAAKTAGTFQKVADSNHTMILNLQEIAANIQQQDLAIGQIVEAMNSINQGTSQTASGMGQTKVSIQQLNQSAKRLKNLM is encoded by the coding sequence TTGGTTGAAAATTTTCTCATGCAAAAAATAAGAACGGGTCACCAGCAAGGGATCGATCGCCAATGGAGACTGGGCAAGGTCGTTCCAATTTCTTTGGGCATCATCACCTTTGTCAATGTCGTCATTGCAGCAACTTATTATACAAGTACTCAAAGTTTAGTGAATTCTACCAGATGGGTTAACCATACCAATGAAGTCAAGGCCGATCTTCGGTTATTAGAAAAGAAAATGGTTGATGCTGAAACGGGACAAAGAGGTTTTCTTGTTACCGGAAAGGAAAGTTATTTAGACCCTTATTATCAAGCCGATCGGGAGCATAAAATAATTTTAGTAGAATTAAGAGAAAAAATTCAAGATAATCCCGCTCAACTTCAGAGGTTAGCAGAACTTGAAAATCAAATCCAAGAAAAATTTAGCGAATTATCACAAACGATAGAGTTAAAAAAAGCGGATCGAGAACAAGAGGCTAGGGCGATCGTCCTCAGCGATCGAGGCCAGCAGATCATGGATGAAATTAGACGGATACTGGCTGTTATGGAGGACGAAGAAAACGACCTGCTAGTAAGTCGGACAGAAGACGCACGACGATCGCAGCAACTCGCCCAGTTCGTAAGTCTCCTCGGAACGGGTGGGATTTTGGCGATCGTTGCCGCGATCGTGTGGTTCGTTCGTCAAGGGGTTGTCAACCCGATCGAACAAATTGCCTCTGATTTGAGCGTTTCGTCGGAACAGATCGCCACGACCATTGTGGAACAAGAACGGATTGCCAACGAGCAAGCAGCTTCCGTTCATCAAACAACCACTTCAATCGATGAATTAGGTGCATCGTCGAGACAAATGACCGTGCAAACGGAAGCCGCCGTTACAAAAGGCCATGAAGTGGTTTCGTTTATTGAAGAAGGCACTGAGGTTGCACGAAAGAGTACTAATGCAATGTCTATTTTAGAAACTAAAGTTAATAAAATTACACAGCAAACTCGTTTATTGAATCAGCACACCGTCGAGATTGGTAATATCTCCAGTTTACTGAGTAGCTTTGCCGCACAGACGAATATACTGGCGTTAAATGCAGCCGTGGAAGCGGTTCGTGCGGGGGAACATGGCAAAGGATTTAATGTTGTCGCGCTGGAGATCCGCAAACTGGCCGATCGCAGTCAAAGTTCGGCGAACCAGATCGGCAAGCTCGTCGATAATATTAAAAATTCGATCGGTGCCACCTCGATCGCCACTGAAGAGGGTTCTCAAACCGTAGAGCAGGCGGTAGAACTTGCGGCCAAAACTGCGGGAACTTTCCAGAAAGTGGCAGATTCAAATCATACGATGATTTTAAACCTTCAAGAAATTGCAGCCAATATTCAGCAACAAGATCTGGCGATCGGCCAAATTGTTGAAGCGATGAATTCCATCAACCAAGGGACGAGTCAGACGGCGAGTGGGATGGGTCAAACTAAGGTGAGCATCCAACAACTCAACCAATCGGCAAAACGACTGAAAAATTTAATGTAA